One segment of Methanobrevibacter sp. DNA contains the following:
- a CDS encoding 2-isopropylmalate synthase, which translates to MNIEDVKEELKIPDQIKIFDTTLRDGEQAPGIALTVDEKVKIAQKLDELGVDTIEMGFPTVSEGERQAAKRMADLGFKSNLCGLARVLEKDIDAVIDSDLSYAHLFIGTSPLHRDYKLKKSKTEIINQAVEAVEYAKDHGLTVEFSAEDATRTELNYLIEFYKSVEDAGADIVNVPDTVGILVPSTTRDLIRILRKKINVPISLHFHNDFGLAVSNSIIGIEEGANQAHCTINGIGERAGNTSLEELVVSLKIAYGANIGIDTTKLYDTSNFIESITGIKMPPTKPIVGENAFAHESGIHVDGILKNSSTYEPIPPELVGHKRRIALGKHTGHAGIKSKLEEFNLEVTPKQFENIYNQVKTLGDKGKCITDEDLKSIAITELSTSDKEYIKLLGLNVMTGESVSATATVKLSIEGKIMETSQIGVGPVDAAIGAIRSLVKETVDISLEEYRLEAVSGGTDALAETFVVISDNAGHRATGRATREDVIISSVVAVINSINRLLSIEKIS; encoded by the coding sequence ATAAACATTGAAGACGTTAAGGAAGAATTGAAAATCCCTGATCAAATCAAAATCTTTGACACTACACTTCGAGATGGAGAGCAGGCTCCAGGCATAGCTTTAACTGTAGATGAGAAAGTGAAGATTGCCCAAAAGCTTGACGAACTTGGAGTGGACACAATTGAAATGGGTTTTCCAACTGTATCAGAAGGTGAAAGGCAAGCTGCAAAAAGAATGGCGGATTTGGGTTTCAAATCCAACTTATGCGGTCTTGCAAGAGTATTGGAAAAGGACATCGATGCAGTCATTGACTCCGACTTGTCATATGCTCACTTGTTTATAGGCACTTCCCCACTTCACAGAGACTATAAATTGAAGAAATCCAAAACCGAAATCATAAATCAGGCTGTTGAGGCAGTTGAATATGCAAAGGACCATGGCCTTACAGTGGAATTCTCAGCAGAAGACGCCACAAGGACAGAATTGAACTATCTGATAGAATTCTATAAAAGCGTTGAGGATGCTGGAGCAGACATCGTCAATGTTCCAGATACCGTAGGAATCCTGGTGCCTTCAACAACAAGGGACTTGATAAGAATCCTTAGAAAGAAAATCAATGTTCCTATAAGCCTTCACTTCCATAACGATTTCGGCCTTGCAGTATCAAACTCCATCATCGGTATAGAGGAAGGTGCTAACCAAGCACACTGCACAATAAACGGTATCGGTGAAAGAGCTGGAAACACTTCCCTTGAAGAACTTGTTGTAAGCCTTAAAATAGCTTATGGAGCAAACATTGGCATCGATACAACAAAGCTTTATGACACTTCAAATTTCATCGAATCAATTACTGGTATAAAGATGCCTCCAACAAAACCAATAGTTGGAGAGAATGCATTCGCCCATGAATCTGGCATCCATGTGGATGGAATATTGAAGAATTCATCCACCTACGAACCTATCCCCCCTGAACTTGTAGGGCACAAAAGAAGAATTGCACTTGGAAAGCATACCGGCCATGCCGGAATCAAATCCAAATTGGAGGAATTCAATCTGGAAGTTACCCCTAAGCAATTTGAAAACATCTACAATCAGGTAAAGACACTTGGGGATAAGGGAAAATGCATTACAGATGAGGACTTGAAGTCCATTGCAATCACAGAACTCTCCACAAGCGACAAGGAATACATCAAATTGCTTGGTCTCAATGTGATGACCGGTGAATCAGTGTCTGCAACAGCAACCGTAAAGCTTTCAATTGAAGGAAAGATCATGGAAACTTCCCAGATTGGAGTAGGACCTGTTGACGCAGCCATCGGCGCAATCAGATCACTGGTTAAGGAAACAGTTGATATAAGCCTTGAAGAGTACAGGCTTGAGGCGGTAAGCGGTGGTACAGATGCATTGGCAGAAACCTTTGTAGTGATTTCAGACAATGCGGGCCACAGGGCA
- a CDS encoding radical SAM protein produces the protein MSTLEKMQVLADSAQYDLCDYVSHSKSSQVNLPGIYHATGHNGCKIPLFKTLMTNKCKNDCKYCINQSKRDFTRLELSPQELSRAFLHYYNNGYVNGLFLSSGIGDTIDATMEKTIETARILRKDYGYDDYIHLKIIPGASKDSIKRAMSLANRVSLNIEAATKDGLSEITSTKDYNKDILKRLDWMNDISKKNPTFAKSGHTTQLIVGANDETDLEILKRMESLYKKVDLRRSYFSAFSPVEGTEFENKESCNTARTAKLYHADALLSDYKFDVKELVFDEDDKLSLKEDPKILAAREMNIFPVEINHASYKHLIRVPGIGPKSARMIMRIRKNKPFKKLEELQRIGVVVKRAEPYIKLDGNYQTALDNY, from the coding sequence ATGTCTACATTAGAGAAAATGCAAGTTTTGGCAGACAGTGCACAATATGACCTGTGCGATTATGTTAGCCATAGCAAGAGCTCTCAAGTGAATCTTCCTGGAATCTACCATGCCACAGGACACAACGGATGCAAGATACCTCTTTTTAAAACTTTGATGACAAACAAATGCAAAAACGATTGCAAATACTGCATCAATCAAAGCAAACGTGATTTCACCCGTCTTGAACTAAGTCCGCAAGAGCTTTCAAGGGCATTCCTTCACTACTACAACAACGGTTATGTCAATGGTCTCTTTTTAAGTTCAGGAATAGGGGATACGATTGATGCCACAATGGAAAAGACCATAGAGACTGCTAGAATCCTAAGAAAGGACTATGGATATGATGATTACATACACCTGAAGATCATTCCTGGTGCATCAAAGGACTCAATCAAAAGGGCCATGAGCTTGGCAAATAGGGTGAGCCTCAACATAGAGGCCGCCACCAAAGACGGCCTCAGCGAAATCACAAGCACTAAGGACTACAATAAGGACATCCTGAAAAGGCTTGATTGGATGAATGACATCTCCAAAAAGAATCCGACCTTTGCAAAATCAGGCCATACAACACAGCTGATTGTCGGAGCGAATGATGAAACAGACCTTGAAATCCTTAAAAGAATGGAAAGTCTATACAAGAAAGTGGATCTTAGACGCAGCTACTTCAGTGCATTTTCACCTGTAGAGGGAACAGAATTTGAGAACAAGGAATCCTGCAATACAGCGAGAACAGCAAAGCTTTATCATGCGGATGCATTGTTGAGCGATTATAAGTTTGATGTGAAGGAACTTGTGTTTGATGAAGACGATAAGCTGTCATTGAAAGAAGACCCTAAGATCTTGGCTGCAAGGGAAATGAACATATTCCCAGTTGAAATAAATCATGCCTCCTATAAGCACTTGATCAGGGTTCCAGGAATAGGCCCTAAATCTGCGAGAATGATAATGAGAATCCGTAAGAACAAGCCATTTAAAAAATTGGAAGAGCTTCAAAGAATTGGGGTTGTTGTAAAGAGAGCAGAGCCATATATTAAATTGGATGGAAACTATCAGACTGCTTTAGATAATTATTAA